The Streptomyces racemochromogenes DNA segment GCAGGTGTGGACACCGTTCGAGGCATCGCCTACCAGCAGGCCCAAGGGGTCCTGGCGGCACTGGAGGTCCTCGACGATCCGGGGCTGGACAGCGTGCGGGTGGAAGGCGCTGACGACGTGGTCGACATCGAACTGTTCGCCCGCGACGGTTCACTGCGCCGAGCGGCACAGGTGAAGATCCGCACCGACCGGAACACCTGGGGGCGACAGGAACTCCTCCTCGTCTTCCGCCGTTGGGCGGAGCTGCCGGGCGCGCGTGGTGCTTCGTTCGAATTCGTCACCAACGGCCGTCTCGGGCCGAGTGGAGAGCTCGTGGCCCAGGCACTGGACGCCGCGGGAGCGGGCGACTTCGGCCCGCTGGCCGGGATGCTCGGCGGAGGGGCCGACGCGGCGGAGTACGAGGCGCTGGCCACCGCCCGGATCCGGCAGGACCCGCGCTCGACGGGGGCGCTGCTGGCCCAGGCCGAACGGCAGGTCGTCGCGATGCTGCCGCACGTCCGCACGGAGGCCGACGCACGCGAGCAGGCCCGGCACGCGGTGGACCGCCTGTTCCTGGAACTGTTCGAACGTGCTGGGCTGGTCGATCCGGACGACCGCGTGCTGCGGCGTGGGGCGATCGCCGGTCTGCTGGGCGTTCCCCCGGAGCAGTCCGCCCACCAGCGATGGCCCGGGTCGGTCCGAGACCGTTTCCTGAGGTCGGCCGCCGCGTCGTCGCCCGGCTCCAGGATTCCGGCCGTGGTGGCCCGTAGCCCGGTGGACGGGATGTCGATCCGCAGGCTCGCCGGCCAGGTCCCCGAACGCTCCGAACCCGTCGCGGCCCTGCTGGAGGGGCCGGGACCGGTGGTCCTGGCCGGCCGGACCGGAACGGGCAAGAGCACCGCCGCCGACCTGCTGCGAACGGAAGCGGCCCGTGGCGGCCGCGTCGTGGTGGTCGCTCATGCGGAGGCCTACCTGCCGGGCCGGCTCACCACCCTCGTCGCGGACGGACTCTCGGCGGTGCTGGACGAGGTCATGCCCCTCGCGACCGGTGCCCAGGCCCTGTCCGACTCCGACGTCACCCTGGTGATCGACGGTGTGTCGGAGGTGGCCGACGACGTGCGCCAGGCACTGCGGAACGAACTGCTGGCCCAGGTGGCCGCGGGCCGGGGGGCGAGGGTCGTCCTCGTCGGCCGGGACGTCGCCGCACTCCGCGCGACGTTGCCGAGCAGTGTGCAGCCGGCCTGCTACGAGGTCTCTCCCCTGGACCGGGACCGGAAGATGGACTTGCTGTCCGCGTTGCGGCCGGTGCCGGCCGACGGCGACGACGAGGAACCCGGGGCACACACGGTGCTCGCCCGGCTGGAACGCTCCCTGGGGGACGCCTCCGACAGCCCGCTGCTCTTCTCCATGGGGCTGACGCTGCTCGCGGAGGGAGTCCGGTTCGCGGACCGCGCGGGCTTGTACGGGGCGTTCGTCCAACGTCTGGCGGGAAGGGCCGGGGCGGTCGGCATCACGGTGGTCAGCAGGATCCTCGGCGTGGCGTACGCGGGCCTCCTGGACCGGGGCCGACGCCACGCCGACCCGTTCGAGTGGTTCGCCCTCCTCGAACATGGCGCCCGGAGCCTCGGCGCAGTCGGCGCCACGCTCGACGTGCGGGAACTGGACAGTACGGCGCGGCGCTGCGGACTCGTCACCCCGATCGGCTGGGACCAGACCCTGGTGCCGGTGCACGACTCCTTCGCCGACTACCTGGCCGGCGCCGCACACGCCCATCGCCTGGTCCCGCTGCCGCCCCGGCTCCGGCAGGGCGACGACCAGCGCGTGTTGTTCGCCGCCGAGATCGGTGGTGTCGGAGCCGAACTTGCTGAACTGGTCGTGCGCGACCTCCCCTTCACGGCCGTACCCCTGTCGGGTCTCGACGACCGGGCCCTCTCGGACGGATCGCCCGGCGAGGTGGCCTCACTCCTGGGCCATCTGGACGCCGGAACCCCGAAAGGCGTGGCCCTGTGGCGCATGCGTGACGGGCGCGTGGTGGCTCTGCGTACCGCGGACATAGACGCGGGCTGGATCGACGAACCAACGGCCCGGGCACTGCTGCGGACCACCGCCGGCACCGTGGTGGCCCCCGGAGCGGGGCCGCTGGCCGTGGCCGTACGCCTCTGGCGGCAGGTCCTGCTGGAGCGCCTGCGCACACCACCGGTGCTGCCCGCGCCGCGCTGCGGCACGGTCGAGGAGGCGTGCACGATGCTGGAGGAGCACGCGGCGCGATCGGCCGCCGCCGTTTCGCGGTTGCTGGCGGCCGTGTCCCCACCGGGTCACCGCGGTGTGCTGGAGGCGCAGTTGGGGCCGACCGGGCTCCGGGCCGTGGTCGGCCCGCTGGCGTCCGGGCCCTGGGGGGACCACTGGCCGGTCGATTTCGTTCCCGACGCCGAGGTCGTCGTCCGAGCCGCTGCCGTGCCGTCTGCCGAGGATTCCCCGCCGCGGGGGTACGGAGGGCGCAGCAGTGTGGAAGTGATCCTGAACAAGGGCGCTGCCGCGGAAGCCGCAGAACGTGTGCGTTCGGCCGTGAAAAC contains these protein-coding regions:
- a CDS encoding ATP-binding protein — translated: MDTVRGIAYQQAQGVLAALEVLDDPGLDSVRVEGADDVVDIELFARDGSLRRAAQVKIRTDRNTWGRQELLLVFRRWAELPGARGASFEFVTNGRLGPSGELVAQALDAAGAGDFGPLAGMLGGGADAAEYEALATARIRQDPRSTGALLAQAERQVVAMLPHVRTEADAREQARHAVDRLFLELFERAGLVDPDDRVLRRGAIAGLLGVPPEQSAHQRWPGSVRDRFLRSAAASSPGSRIPAVVARSPVDGMSIRRLAGQVPERSEPVAALLEGPGPVVLAGRTGTGKSTAADLLRTEAARGGRVVVVAHAEAYLPGRLTTLVADGLSAVLDEVMPLATGAQALSDSDVTLVIDGVSEVADDVRQALRNELLAQVAAGRGARVVLVGRDVAALRATLPSSVQPACYEVSPLDRDRKMDLLSALRPVPADGDDEEPGAHTVLARLERSLGDASDSPLLFSMGLTLLAEGVRFADRAGLYGAFVQRLAGRAGAVGITVVSRILGVAYAGLLDRGRRHADPFEWFALLEHGARSLGAVGATLDVRELDSTARRCGLVTPIGWDQTLVPVHDSFADYLAGAAHAHRLVPLPPRLRQGDDQRVLFAAEIGGVGAELAELVVRDLPFTAVPLSGLDDRALSDGSPGEVASLLGHLDAGTPKGVALWRMRDGRVVALRTADIDAGWIDEPTARALLRTTAGTVVAPGAGPLAVAVRLWRQVLLERLRTPPVLPAPRCGTVEEACTMLEEHAARSAAAVSRLLAAVSPPGHRGVLEAQLGPTGLRAVVGPLASGPWGDHWPVDFVPDAEVVVRAAAVPSAEDSPPRGYGGRSSVEVILNKGAAAEAAERVRSAVKTLTGDHSFLS